The sequence aaatcaaactttttgatgatattctaattatatgaccagcacctgtatacacacacactaattatatgaccagcacctgtatacacacacacattttagttgtggtgctataatatatatatattagattatatatatatatatatacacatacctaCATGattacatgtacacacacacacacacacacacacacacacacacatatacatacatatatatatatatatatatatatagatataatatatatatatatatatataatatatatattatatatagatttataatatataagtGCTATTAGCCTGGCAAATGCAGTTATTAgttatttctcaaaaaaatattgCTTACTTTATCTTGCAAACATTGCCTGATTTCCagatggactgaaaaaaaaaaaatcctgttctaTTATTCCTGAAAGCTGCAtaaagtcagccaatcagattacagCTTGCCAGACTAAGAAAGTGCTTTTCAGCCAGTCATTTAATAGAATATGGGTTGTCAGTGGACATGCTGTCTGAGACTAACGTCCACAAATTTTTTAAGAGACATTTTTTAAGAAAGATTTGCCATAAAATTTGTGGAATAGCATATTTGTGAAAACATGAATCATGATGGGATGATGGTTTCTCTTTTCAGGCATGCTGAGTTAACAAAAGAAATGAACAATCAGATAAAGGACATTTTCTGTTTAATCAGTTTAGATTGCTGCTGCCTTTGTCTGTAAAAGTATTCAGTGCAGGCGAAAATGTCAGCATGATGTCATGTGAGAGGCACCATTGTATGAAAACACTGTTAATCCCATTTCTGCCAGCCATCAGCCAAAgcaacacacagagagacagcgTGTCTGGAGGGGGGACTTCCGCTGTGGAGCAGCGAACACAGGCGTTCATTCACTCCAGTGGCATTGAGAGGCATTGGTAGTTTAGAGGATGAAAAGACACAGACTTATTTCCCTTTACTCACAATTAACTCCCGTTCCATTACAATTCATCATCCGAAGATAAAGCTTTCTTGGGTTTAGAAGAAGTCAAAATCCTAATCCAAACCAGCAATGATTTTATGCTGTCACAGTAAATAATACTCTGGGACCTCCAGACGAGCACTGGCACCACTTCTGTTATAAGTAATACAGTCAAATACTTTAAGCAATGATAGACTGAAGTGTTAGTCCAAAGTTATAAACCACTCCTAATTTGAAGAAGATTAACTACAGTGAATCTAAACTTCTAAAGTATACCTACACATCCAGCTACTAACAAAAACAGCTACACTgatgatataatttatttttatagagaAGTACGGAAACAGTGCAGATCTCAATTGGAGGTAATACATACTGTAAAACCACTACAGatatcaaataatttatatttatattgaagtAATTGTGAAGTGCAGAAGCATTTACCTAATATGTCATACTAGAATGAGTTTCCTACTGCTACTCTCAAGAAGACGTTTTGCAACACATTTTAAGACATTTCAGCTCAGTTGGACGTTAAGCTGAGTGCACAATAAAACGTGACAAGATTAGTCCTCCAAGCATTATTGTTCACATGCATACTGCATCTTCCACTATATCATATTTTGACAGGAGagatgaatgtttgtttgttttttaaatgaggtTAGACTGTTTAATAACTGCAATGAAGCACATTAGCTCAGAAAACACTACATTGTCAGGTGCATTGCAGCTCAAGCCATGTATAAAAAGTTTTAGAGAAAACTTTTCATATTCGGTCCTTATTAAACAGCTGCATACATGATTTACGCTGTATGCTGAACAATATAGAATATCAGGTTTATGTGAAAATAGCAgcaattttgtaaataaaaagacAGGGTCCTGTTAAGACAACTTCCTCAAGACATTGCTTAAATCATCAAGCCTTCTCTTTCCACAACTCTTTGCTTTCTCGTATCCATGGTGACTaggcaattatattatattattagccTATATAGATATAGGCATCTACTATGTTACCTATCAagcagaaaagtaataaaaatgtggcATCTGTTATCAGGTCGACGTTTATTATAGCTAGTTTATAGCTTTCCGGGTTGTTGCAGCGATATCGCTAGACAGTTATTTCAGTGGTAAGTTATACTTAAGGGAGCACTTACATTTTCtgcatactattaaaaaaatgtctaaagcAATAGGCATGTCGCAGTGATGCAGTTTCTTTTACATTAATTCACGTTATGTTTTATGAGCACACAAAAATGTCTTTTCGTTGACCACTTGGCTGTAGGCCTAAACAAAAACCCTATCAGCTTTGGTTACTGGTTTTACCCTTTATGGCAGGTGCTGCCTGGTCCCACACGATGATATTTCTATGGTATTACGGTATATAATTAGTCATAGTTTCCTGGAAGTGGCTTCTGGGTTCGCATACCAACATACCAATGCAGGGTTGTAATTGTAGTCGTCAACCAACTATGGGTTTCAGAACATCAtgtgttatttatacatttttcaatagCAGACAAAATTAACTTTGTATAAAGGTATGTTATAAAGGCTCCTATAAGAGGAAGAAGAAGTGCTGATATCATAAAAGAAGTCAGGTTATTGTTAGCATGAAACAGTTCTGAAGTAAAgtaaatatttcacttttttttttttttttttttttttttttttttttttttttttttaaaagccgaCTGAGGATAACTCATGCAAGCGTTTCAACGCCTCTAGATGgtgctaaaatacaaaaaaaagtattctccCTTTGCAGAAATGAATATAAACAGAAGTTATTGAACTCTCTTTTCATTGATTTGAAATGACTTGTTTTGAATAGCATTGAAATGACTGTTTTTTGTGTGACACCTTAAGAGGTCTTTCAGTTAGCAGTGATGGGTCTGTTGTAAACTTTATAATTAGCACTACTGATGTACTGTCATGAGGAACTCACACCCACACCTTATCAGTCATTAAATTGGCTGTATCAGTGGTGGTTTGACAGCTTGGtcccagataaaaaaaaattgttcgcAAGTACACAACAGATAATATCATTATAGAAATAAACATATGCATTTTGAAATAATGTTTCttgcaaaatatattcaaatatatatttgtactatCTGCACATGCACGTTATGTCTTTACACTTAAAATTAAATGTGGAAGCATTTTCTCTGAAcacataaaaaggaataaagaccatatactgtatataatgtaaatccaTACAATggaaatactgtaaattatttaatgcattatagaCAATAAAATACTGTGCTATTTCCAAACATTCTGTCAtgcaaaacaattgttttaaacttATAAGGCACAAAAGCATCAAAAAATGGAAACCAAAATGGAAAACAATTCACTATATCAAAAACAATATACAACATAGATGCTATAAACAGTTAAACCATCCCCTTGAATTTATAAGTTTGCATACATCTCTACCAGCAAAAACAATCATATCAAAGCAGCTGAAAGCAGTGACAGCAAGAAATACTTCATTTATATGATGAATTTCTGCAGTCTTGCCATATTCACTCACATAATATACTCTGAATCCTTGATaaggcacaaaacaaaaaaacatgaccgacaggaaaacaacatttttcagtTGTGCCCAGAACTCTTGACGTTGACATGTGGCCTTTCCAAATGTCTTACTCACGTAGAGTAGAAAATAAACTTGGAAAAATGCTAGCACACTCCAAACCAGTATTACTAGTGTACAAGTACCATAGTTGAATATCTTCACACTAGGCTGCTCGAGAGCTTTACCGAAATGAAAGCACTGAGTTGAATCATTCTGCATCTTTCCGTAGTAAATAGTTACTGGGAACATAGAGCCAAATATGATCAACCAGACGGTTGTGCTTGCAATTGTGGCGTGAAGGATGCGATGAAACTCTAGCTTGTGCCGCTGACTAGAGTGCTCCACATAACGCACAATTAGAAGGAAGGCATAGAAGATAAATGCAAGATACATGTGGGCATGGATCATAAGACTGACAATTTTGCAGAAATACATGCCCAGAATCCAGTCTTTATTAGAAGCATAATAGTAAATGCGAAAAGGCAATGTGAGAAGGAAAATGGAGTGCACTGCTATCAGGTTGATCACAGACACTTTGGTGAAAGAGAGATGTCTTTGAGACTGTAGCATACAGGACATTAGTATAACATTCAGAGTCCCAAAGAGAAAGATGAATATATATAAGACCAGAAGAGCAATTTTGAAGTCCTCCGGCAGGCCAGTTTGGTTTGCAGTGTTGTTTATGCTCATGCCTGACactttggagaaaaacatttttgtttttacttgttctcaaaaattaatatataaatatatatatatacagtatatatatatatatatatatatatagagagagagagagagagagagagagagagagagagagagagagagagagagagagagaatgtacaTTCAATGTTATTACAAAACAGTGTCTAAGAAATTACTTTTAGATTTAAGATGAAACTTAAATATGAAACATAAACTCACATTTTCCCCAATCTCTTTTCCGGATAAAATGTTTTGGACCTGAAAAATGCAAGATAGATTAATCACATTTCTTATCTTGAATGTGTATCTAAATTGATGcttcaacttaaaaataaaaaaaaataataattaaaattaaaaaaagagcttGACGATTTGTCCTATCTTCTGGgctatttaaaagtattttaaatgtgtttaaaactatGACTTGTTAAAAACTTGACgttttttttcaaatgatgtaATATAAGAAGCAGAAGTTTCAAAAACACTTCCCTAATGCttctaaacacatttaaatgttaaagggaGATGCAAGAGAGAAAACTAAGGAACCATTTAAAACAATTGCTAGGTGACAGATTAGCAGtgtctatatacatacatatcaaaTCTATGTAACTGGCTGTTTTAATCAGGACAACCtgcaaatgtatttgtaaagtttttttatatatatatattattattatttttaagatgcTAACATTAGGGTTATTCTGAAAAGTAATACTGAAACAGCTATTTTAAGCTACAGAGTTTGTCATGAGAAAATGATTGTCGAAACTTACCAATTTACGAGTAGTATCAATCATACAGTGAATGTCAATATTCCTTCAGCAACAGCATGCAGACAGTTTGATGTGACAGAGACAGTTCATCCATTTGCTGTTGGTGCCAAGAGAGCTGAAGATGAATGTGATGTCAGCTAGTCAGTTCATGTGTAAATCTTTTGCCAGTGTCAAACGGCCAGCCTCCAGAGGCTTTAGGAAACACCTCCTGACTGTTATTTGTCACAGTAGATTGATTTACAAATCTCATGCACAAGGAAGTTAGTGAGTTTTACAACATGTCAATGTTTCCTTTCTCAATCTAGCCTTCctgctttctttctctcactATTACATAATCCTTTATGTTTTAAATAgtcttatttttgtcttttgctaGCTGATCACGGAAGGTCACGGTATTCTCATAAGACTATGTTATTTTCACAATATCCTAGTAAAATAATGGTGGTACGCCCAATGAAAGTACACTCCAATTAATGTTTTCCAGTAAGATGAATGCAGTGTATaggctatttaatatttattttttcatggaaacaaaacatttaaaaaaaataaaataaataaaaattattgtacTGTTAAAAACAAGGTAagaggaaatttaaaaaaaaaattctgggtcaggttttttttttcagtatctgcCGAAACATAACAATTGGAAAATCCcattataatctatctatctatctatctatctatctatctatctatctatctatctatctatctatctatctatctatctatctatctatctatcttattacAATACTTGTGGTCAcctttatatttcatgttttttcagaGGAAATCTCACtctaatttaatttttctaaataatttttgtgtaCTCTGTTGTACTGCTCATATATACACAGCTAATGTGTCACCTATCAATTGTTTTAATAGTTATGCATATTTTTAGGTTATTCATATATTTAGGTTAAAAACCTGCAGCAAGTTTCCACAAGGAATGCATTCACGCTGAGTTAACAGTAGATCAGTGCTTTAAACCGATTAGCTGTAGATTAGTCTGTTCAGTTTCTAATCCACACCAATGCACTGTGGCTCACGCTAAACAATCCCTCTACACCGTCTTTCagtgcagtatctgcaaacaacTCCAGAGGGAAGTCATGTGTTGTCTGTAGAGCATCTATGCATTGAGCAATATGTCCAACATATACACTCTGAGGTAGGTTTATAATTTCTGTCTTTTGATGTAAACTTACAATGTGACATAAGTAGCATTTCtcacaacttttatttattgctGCTACAGTAatatatgttttagttttagtttagttcagACATTTTATATCATGAGTATTGTGTATACTAGCAGATAGTTTAAATCTGCCACTgtttataaactgtttttttttttttcattgatttatttactcattctcttatttttattttatacttgttCATGGACTTTATAATGGAATAACCCAGTTGCTTTGTTTCAAAGTGTACCTTGTAAAAGGCCTGGCCCATTTGCTGTATCTCTTTTGTTAAGAAATGCTTGTTAAAGGAAGATcaccataaaatgtaaaatgtgtaatttgttcACTGTTCCTTTAACTTACATTAATGATGCATTTGCACAGAGAAATGTTTGGTGGCCAGCGGTCATCTAGTGTACGACTCGATGGCAAAACAGTCATTATAACTGGAGCAAATACTGGCATTGGAAAAGAAACCACAAGAGACCTGGCAGGACACGATATCTCATTTATCTTATTCTTGTGTGCAGTTACGAGcctttgtaatgtaaatcagatTCTAGaaactaactaaaacaaaaaaaaacatgaaatgtatGTTACACCAATTATAAAAGTCATGGTTTTTGGAGTTGTTTCACAGGGGCCAGGATAATAATGGCTTGCAGAGACCTTGACAAAGCAGAAGGAGCACAGAAAGAGATCATGGAGGAGTCAGGGAACCAAAACATAGTGATCATGAAGCTAGATTTATCTGATACCAAGTCAATCAGAGAATTTGCTGAGGTAATCAACAATGGTAAGTGATTAATATAAGAGTGTTACACCAAAATATGATGGTTTATTTGATCTAACAAAACTTGATAAagcagttcactcaaaaataccAATGTGTCTCCTACAGTAGaccaaaatgattattaaaacccTCTTGTTTTCAGAGGAAAGTGCTATTCACATACTCATTAACAATGCTGGGATCATGATGTGTCCCTACTCTAAGACAGCAGATGGTTTTGGGATGCAGTTTGGTGTCAACCACTTAGGTAAAGTGTTTTTCTTGTTCATTCAAACGCAATGTGTCAGTGTGTCAGAGACAATAACTTAAACTTGTATGTCAATTAGGTAACTTCCTGTTAACCTTCCTGCTGATTGATCTGCTGAAGAGATCTGCCCCCTCAAGAATCATCATCCTTTCCTCCATGGCTCATAGTTGGGGCACAATAGCACTTGATGATATCAATAGTGAGAGGAATTACCACAGTAGGAGGGCATATGGTCAGAGTAAATTGGCCAATATCCTTTTCACTCGTACCTTGGCCAAAAAACTCAAGGGTAAGTAATCTGGAAGATTAAATAAATGGGAAAATTAATTGCTACTTGTGCCAGGGGAGCAATTTTTGATCTGTTGTGAATTGTATCTTCAGACACAGGTGTTACAGCATATGCAGTCCATCCAGGAATCGTGCGGACAGAACTTAAAATACATATGAATCTCAGACTTCTAATCATGTGGAAGATTGTCAGACCTTTCACAAAGACCCCAGTGAAGGGAGCACAAACTACCATCTTCTGTGCAGTGGAACCAGAATTAGACAAAGAGAGTGGTGGTTACTACAGGTATTGAATTGTGTCATACTAAATTAAATACAGTTGCAGAGGTAACTGATATATACTGACTGGATCCTATaatggatttttgttttgtttgtctttttatttccCATTTTCTACAGCAACTGCAGACCTTCCAGATGCACCAGAGCTGCTAGAGATGATGAAATGGCTGAGAAACTTTGGGAGCTCAGCTGCAAAATGCTGAGAATAGTCTGGGACTGAACGCAGTGTTTTCCGTAAACAATTCagtatatctatttttatttactattattattgttatttacaatgAATTCCAACATGAACACCCAAGGAAAAATGCCATGACAAACGCTTAACAAATATttctttctcagttttttttttaagaattcgtttatttatttactgcttaATTTACATAAGACAGGAAACCAACAATGTAAGACAATTCCACTGAGACCAACACAGAGTTTacattaaagaggaaaaaaaaaaacaaggagcaAGGATGATACCAAAGTTGTAGTCAATGAagacattataaagaaaaaatatatatatattaaagtaacagatattttgaaaagaGAAGCATAACTTTTCAGATTTTCTATTAAGTTTTTGAAGCATTTAAAGCtctgaaacattttagcaaactcacataaaaatatattaaaggaggttttaaattttttccatttACAAGTATGGATATGATATTTAcccatcaacaaaacaaaattaacaacatcAGAGAAGGatgaatttaaatcacatttaaaaagagGACATCTTGTTTGGTTATAGGAGAAACTGACTCCATTTTTATTGACAACCAGCTATGTatatcaaaccaaaatttaaaagaaacctcacagtaaaaaaaaacaaaaaaaaaaccaaaaaaaaaacaaggtgatCAAGTGTTTCAGGAAATGAAGAGCAGAAACCACAAGGATCCACCtcgaaatgaaatgtttttgtataaagTCACTTACTGGGTAAATcctaaacataattttataatgattCTCCTTGACCTTTGGAGCAACTGGGTAAGCCATATAATGGGTAAAAGCTTTGTCCTTTACTGAGGTTTCAACATCTTCCAGAAAATAACACTTATAATCACCAGTAATGATACGTTTAAGTTCTTTGTAAATAAGTTTGTTATTACACTTATATTCTAAGAGGTcaacattacatattttcaaaGAGGGAAGAGAAACTACAGTTCTACTGTagataaaatatctgaaaaactGCTTTGGATTATTCTTAACAATCCAGTGGTTATAGCATTGCATACCTTATTATAACCTTTTAATGTAATTCTAActctgtatttattaataaaatcattataagataaaaaaaagccattatcatctaataaatcatgaataaaaataataccttGGCTATACCAATCACTTTTAAACAGagattttctattaataataacaattattccTATTATTCCAAAGAGTGGAGTGGTGAGGGGAAAAGTTATGGGTAAATATCATTTTCCAAAACAGCAGTACTTGTTTATGAAAATTAGATACCTTCAGAGGAATTTTACATGGGTCGATATCACATCGCAACACAAAATCAAGGCCgccaatatttttaaaaatgtggttaGGAATATGGTACCATATTGGGTGTGACTTTATTAAACACTCTTTCAACCATTTTATTCTGAATATACCAAGAAGAGATTCAAAATCAATGGCTCTCAAACCTCCATGTTCATAATCTTTCACCATAGGGAATTTAcgtaaataatgtgttttatttttccatataaatttaaataagattGAATTCACGATTTAGCTACTCTTAGGGCAGTAAGAAGCTtgagatagataaataaataagtttggaTATTCCCTCAGTTTTAGTCAAGAGAATTCTACCCAATATAGATAGGTCTCGAGATAACCAatgatttaaggatttttttcatactttctaTTTTAGAGTTAAAATTTGAGTGTTCTCTATTAACAACATTTTTAGTAATCATAACCCCTAAATACTTAACCTCCTTTTTCACTGGAATACCCTTGATATCGTCTAAATTACAATTATGGATCGccattaattcacattttttaaagtttagagtCAGACCTGATGCCTTtgagaaaacagacattttttcaaTAACTAATGGAGGTATacctctttatttttaagaaataaaagagtgtcatctgcaaattggCTTATAGTAAAGGTTCTACCAAGAATTTCTATGCCTAAATCATCTTCAgaattttttatgaataaagaCATAAGTTCAACTGCAAGATTAAAAAGTATTGGTGAGACAGGGCATCGCTGACGAATTCCTCGTTTAATTTGGATTCTGGGTGATGAACCAACATTAAGAGAAACACTactaaaaatattgttataagaCATGGGAATTACTTTACAAAACATAGGACCAAAACCAAAAGTTTCTAAGgatccaaacaaaaaaaagagtgttCAAGGGTATCAAATGCCTTGAAGAAGTCTAGAAATAGAAGTAAGCTTGTCTGAGGAATTAAATAGTTATAATCAAGCATATCAAGAACTAGTCTAATATGACTGTGAATACTTCTCCCTTTGATAAAAGCCGATTATGCAGGAGGGTGTTCAAGAGAGTGTTCAGATGTTAATTATCAGGAAAGTCCCTTGTTCTCTTAGGGAGAAGTTATCCCTTCGTCTATACGGTCTGACTCCATCCTtacagttttttccccctttggcACCGTGGGCCATTCACAAGGGTTCTGGCAGTGTCACTTCAGTCTTTGTAAGGTGGGTAGTTGTAGGGGACTGAGAGTCAGGATAGCATTGGTGGACGACTTTATCGATCCGATGAGGTATCTGAAGTAGCAGCATTGGAAGAGTGTGAAGGAGAAGATGAGTGTGCTTCCAATAGCACATCCTCGAAGCATCCAGTGCCATCAAGTGTATGCAGTCTGAGCCAATCGAGTAGATGAGCTAGACAGAATCTGTGCAGTCTTTCACGCCAAGTTTGTCTCCACTTGCACTTGAGAGAGGTGGTATTCAGTTTGAAGGATGACTTTCTGTACTAAGTCCATCATCTCGACCAAAGCTTGTGTCCTGTGTTTATAGAAGGTGTCGTCCCACCGTGGGGAGATCTCTGCGTCCTGTGGCGTCCTTCCAAGGATGTTGATCTGGCCCATAGAAAAGTCCTCTGTAACTTCCAAGCAAAAGGAGTGATTAGCAGGGCAGGTCAGTCCTCCATATGTAAAAGGATTCATCTCACTGATGATGCACCACTGTGTATGAGACACTTGAACAGCATTTGAATGGCCATGTAATGATTGAACATCTATGAGTTTAGTATCATTGGGAGAGAAAGTTTGTAGTGTGTTACATGTACAGACAACATAATTGTGAGTTTCATGACAACAAGTGTGACTGGTAAACAAGGTCTCAGTACCCTTCAAAGTCATATATCTAGTGAGGTGGTCCCATTTAATTACCTGATCTTTTACTACCATGCCAATAGAGAGTGGAATTTGGATAAACTTGGTCTGGGTGGATTaaatgaaaagtagcaaaaagTCAGTGTAActcacatatttataaaaatggtatgcatcaataaaacataagataatgataataataatatgcatcaataaaacatatgataataataatccaatCACAATTATGaaggtatatatataataatcacattGTTCATTCAGAAATCTTCCAATGCAAGCCACTTATGTAGATCTAGGGTTTCTAAATAGTGACTTAGAACATGATTTAGAATTTTTCTAGAATGGAGATTCTGAATTCCTtgtaacaggtgtgtgtgtgtgtgtgtgtgtgtgtgtgtgtgtgtgtgtgtgtgtgtgtgtgagagagagagagagagagactgggtaTCTGATATGCAGGCTAAGTCACAGTTGATGGTTtggtaaaattgtacattttatgatTGGTTGATAGAAATTAAGTGCAGTCActtcacatttaatcattttgatgttttttgttattagtgATGTGTTGGGAAACCAGGGGCCCTCTAGCTTGTCAACCACCCTAATAACAATCagaaagatgaaatattttaaattgtaaaggcTCGTCTGCCTctgtgttcaaaatgtacaccATCATTCTGTGACTAATTGTGCAAATGTGTG is a genomic window of Cyprinus carpio isolate SPL01 chromosome B2, ASM1834038v1, whole genome shotgun sequence containing:
- the LOC122136360 gene encoding retinol dehydrogenase 12-like yields the protein MMHLHREMFGGQRSSSVRLDGKTVIITGANTGIGKETTRDLAGQGARIIMACRDLDKAEGAQKEIMEESGNQNIVIMKLDLSDTKSIREFAEVINNEESAIHILINNAGIMMCPYSKTADGFGMQFGVNHLGNFLLTFLLIDLLKRSAPSRIIILSSMAHSWGTIALDDINSERNYHSRRAYGQSKLANILFTRTLAKKLKDTGVTAYAVHPGIVRTELKIHMNLRLLIMWKIVRPFTKTPVKGAQTTIFCAVEPELDKESGGYYSNCRPSRCTRAARDDEMAEKLWELSCKMLRIVWD
- the LOC109103270 gene encoding probable G-protein coupled receptor 141; translation: MSINNTANQTGLPEDFKIALLVLYIFIFLFGTLNVILMSCMLQSQRHLSFTKVSVINLIAVHSIFLLTLPFRIYYYASNKDWILGMYFCKIVSLMIHAHMYLAFIFYAFLLIVRYVEHSSQRHKLEFHRILHATIASTTVWLIIFGSMFPVTIYYGKMQNDSTQCFHFGKALEQPSVKIFNYGTCTLVILVWSVLAFFQVYFLLYVSKTFGKATCQRQEFWAQLKNVVFLSVMFFCFVPYQGFRVYYVSEYGKTAEIHHINEVFLAVTAFSCFDMIVFAGRDVCKLINSRGWFNCL